From the bacterium genome, the window CAAAGGGTTATTCCTTTAAGCTATAGAGTTGCCTATCGTCTGATTATTTATCCTAGGGTTCAATGGTTCATTGGGAAGTTCCTTTGGATAGAGAATACATCCCAGAAACCCCTTCCATTGGGTGCCTATTATCACTATCTGCCTTCCGAGATAGGAGGGGATGCAAGCGACGACGAACCAGATTCAACGCCAAGGCGATATTGCTATATTCACGAAAAGGAGGAGATTGTTCCCGCTTATTATGATGCGCTTCCCGGGGCAAGCTGGTGGGATAAAGGCTTATCAGCTTGGTATGGAGCGATGCCGATTTGGGAGAGCGATTTCAAATTCACATTTTGGAAGGACGAGGGAGGAAGGGAACATCCCGATATCTGGAGGGAAGTGGGCAAAGTTCTTAACCCTAGGGAGGTTTATAAAGATGATAAGGGAGTATTGTTGATATACGGTGCGTTAGGAAGGGAGAATTTAGAGCGGTTGGCAAGCGAGGTAAAGGGTTGGCAGGATATCAAATGGGAGTTTAAGGGAAAGGAGAAGAAATGAGAGTTTTGATTACCGGCGGAGCTGGCAATCTCGGTAGATATGTTATTGAGGAGATGAGGGGCTATTATGAACTCGTGATTTTTGATATAAAGGAGCCAGAGAATAAAGATTTCAAGTTTATAAGAGGAGACATCCTTGATATACATTCCCTTGAAAGAGCTTTGAAGGGCATTGATGTTGTTGTTCATCTCGCTGCTATTCCCCATCCCTTGTCCGAGCCTGCTGAGAGAGTTTTTAATGTGAATGCTATGGGCACTTTCAATGTATTGGAGGCAGCATCCAAATGCAAGGTTAAAAGGGTCGTTATGGCGAGCTCTGATTCCACATTGGGTTTCGTCTTCCGGGTGAACGATTCGTTAGCTCCTGAATACTTTCCAATAGATGAAGCCCATCCCTGTAAACCTGAGGACCCTTATGGGTTGAGCAAACTCGTAGGGGAAGAGATTTGCGAGGCTTATACTCGCAGGACTGGTATTGAGACTGTTTGCCTTCGGATTTGTTTCGTTTGGTTTCCACATTTGAAGGAAAATTATCGTCCCCTTTTTGAGGAGCCTGATACATGGTGGAAAACCCTTTGGGTCTATGAGGATGCCAGGGATGCAGCCCTGGCGTTCAGGTTGGCTGTGGAGAAGGAAGAGCTTAGGCACGAGAGAATGTTCATCTGTGCAGACGATAACGGAACGAAAGAGCAATCTCTTGAACTTATCAGGAAATACTATCCGAAGGTGAAAAGAGTAGACGAGGAAAGATTGAAAGGGAGAGCCTCCTTGGTCTCAAATGAAAAGGCGAAACGAGTTTTGGGATTTTATCCCAAGTATTCATGGAAGGATTTATTTGAGGAGGGTTCAAACATTGAACAAAGCACTGGATAGGAAAAAGCTTGCGGATTTTTTCTCGCTTTTATTTC encodes:
- a CDS encoding NAD(P)-dependent oxidoreductase, whose protein sequence is MRVLITGGAGNLGRYVIEEMRGYYELVIFDIKEPENKDFKFIRGDILDIHSLERALKGIDVVVHLAAIPHPLSEPAERVFNVNAMGTFNVLEAASKCKVKRVVMASSDSTLGFVFRVNDSLAPEYFPIDEAHPCKPEDPYGLSKLVGEEICEAYTRRTGIETVCLRICFVWFPHLKENYRPLFEEPDTWWKTLWVYEDARDAALAFRLAVEKEELRHERMFICADDNGTKEQSLELIRKYYPKVKRVDEERLKGRASLVSNEKAKRVLGFYPKYSWKDLFEEGSNIEQSTG